A single region of the Paramicrobacterium fandaimingii genome encodes:
- a CDS encoding demethylmenaquinone methyltransferase, with the protein MSKSADLEKQPEQVSAMFDEVAERYDLTNDVLSAGNDRLWRVALRRAVDPLPGDRVLDLAAGTGTSSAALAATGATVVAADFSAGMIAEGKRRFGHLPNVDFVEADATNLPFADDEFDAVTISFGLRNVVDPKKALAEMLRVTKPGGRLVVCEFSTPPTALVRSAYNLYIARIMPLIVRVVSSNSEAYTYLNESIRAWPDQKGLARWLREAGWAHVEHRNLTAGIAAMHRAFKPGG; encoded by the coding sequence ATGAGCAAGAGCGCAGATCTCGAAAAGCAGCCCGAGCAGGTGTCGGCGATGTTCGATGAGGTCGCTGAACGCTACGACCTCACGAATGACGTGCTCTCGGCGGGAAACGACAGGCTCTGGCGGGTCGCACTGCGCCGTGCCGTCGATCCGCTTCCGGGGGACCGCGTGCTCGATCTCGCGGCAGGCACAGGAACATCGAGCGCCGCTCTCGCAGCGACCGGGGCCACCGTCGTCGCCGCCGATTTCTCCGCGGGAATGATCGCCGAGGGCAAACGCCGCTTCGGCCACCTGCCCAACGTCGACTTCGTCGAGGCAGACGCGACGAATCTTCCTTTCGCCGACGACGAATTCGACGCAGTCACCATCTCGTTCGGCCTGCGCAACGTCGTCGACCCGAAGAAGGCGCTCGCTGAAATGCTGCGGGTGACGAAGCCGGGCGGACGCCTTGTCGTGTGCGAATTCTCCACGCCTCCCACGGCGCTCGTGCGCAGCGCCTACAACCTCTACATCGCCAGGATCATGCCCCTCATCGTGCGCGTCGTCAGTTCCAACTCCGAGGCATACACCTACCTCAATGAGTCGATCCGCGCGTGGCCAGACCAGAAGGGGCTGGCGCGATGGCTGCGCGAGGCCGGGTGGGCACATGTCGAGCATCGCAACCTCACCGCGGGAATCGCGGCGATGCACCGCGCGTTCAAGCCCGGTGGGTAG
- a CDS encoding TetR family transcriptional regulator yields MVEATLTARGLATRQRILDAATAEFAARGIAGARVDRIAASARTNKAQLYAYFGSKDALFDVVFDASMQHMLDVVPIAADDLADWAVRLYDEYLERPELIRLATWARLERRPEGHLAADSRRVDDEKLAAIAAAQASGVIVDDVDVFDVMALVIAMSMAWSPVSNVYAATPAESEHVHAARREFLRASVGRAIMR; encoded by the coding sequence ATGGTAGAGGCGACGCTGACGGCACGAGGGCTCGCGACGCGACAGCGAATTCTGGATGCCGCGACCGCGGAGTTCGCCGCTCGCGGCATCGCCGGCGCGCGTGTGGATCGCATCGCGGCATCCGCGCGCACGAACAAGGCGCAGCTGTATGCCTACTTCGGCAGCAAGGACGCGCTGTTCGACGTGGTCTTCGACGCGTCGATGCAGCACATGCTCGACGTGGTGCCCATCGCCGCAGATGACCTCGCAGACTGGGCGGTGCGGCTGTACGACGAGTACCTCGAACGTCCAGAGCTCATTCGCCTGGCGACCTGGGCGCGTCTCGAACGACGGCCCGAGGGTCACCTCGCTGCTGACTCCCGACGCGTCGACGACGAGAAGCTTGCCGCGATCGCAGCTGCCCAAGCATCGGGGGTGATCGTCGACGACGTCGACGTATTCGACGTGATGGCTCTGGTCATTGCGATGTCGATGGCATGGTCGCCCGTGAGCAACGTCTATGCGGCAACGCCGGCTGAGTCGGAGCATGTGCACGCCGCTCGACGTGAGTTTCTGCGAGCGTCAGTTGGCCGTGCGATCATGCGGTGA
- a CDS encoding isochorismate synthase: MTNPDTPRLVVDTTPVGDVSLLIPHTSESDPLVWLRKGTGIVGIGEALRLEFTGETRMTDAAAAWRRLAASARVSDRVGVPGTGLVAFGAFAFSSLSTTTSVLIVPQTIIGRRSGRHWVTHIRREGDELDTGRGGMTDASEAAAAEATPIGEPFAVDFLEGQESSESYKLHVAEGVRRIREGELEKVVLARDLVGSVPAGSDVRRFATDLAQGYPDCWTYVVDGLIGSSPETLVSVTQGGVTARVLAGTTARGDGPEADEQASVALATSQKDNDEHEFAVQSVVRSLETHTSHLAATEVPFTLKLPNLWHLATDIEGVLSDGASSLDLIAALHPTAAVAGAPTPDAVAMIDDLEPFDRGRYAGPVGWVGADGDGEWAIALRCAQLDGDTITAYAGCGVVGESVPENELMETRIKFRPVIDALEG; encoded by the coding sequence GTGACCAACCCCGACACGCCGCGGCTTGTCGTCGACACCACCCCCGTCGGCGATGTGTCCCTCCTCATCCCCCACACGTCCGAATCCGATCCCCTCGTCTGGCTCCGCAAGGGCACGGGCATCGTCGGAATCGGCGAAGCCCTCCGCCTCGAATTCACGGGCGAGACCCGCATGACCGATGCTGCCGCCGCGTGGCGGCGCCTCGCGGCATCCGCCCGGGTCTCAGACCGCGTTGGCGTTCCGGGGACCGGCCTCGTCGCCTTCGGAGCATTCGCTTTCTCGTCGCTGTCCACGACGACAAGCGTGCTCATCGTTCCGCAGACGATCATCGGCCGTCGAAGCGGGCGCCACTGGGTCACTCACATTCGCCGCGAGGGTGACGAGCTCGACACCGGGCGGGGTGGAATGACGGATGCTTCCGAAGCAGCAGCTGCCGAGGCGACACCCATCGGCGAGCCCTTCGCCGTCGACTTTCTCGAGGGCCAGGAGTCTTCTGAGTCTTACAAGCTGCATGTTGCCGAGGGCGTGCGCCGCATTCGCGAGGGCGAGCTCGAGAAGGTTGTTCTCGCTCGCGATCTCGTGGGTTCGGTTCCCGCGGGCAGCGACGTGCGGCGCTTCGCCACCGACTTGGCGCAGGGCTACCCGGACTGCTGGACGTACGTCGTTGACGGGCTGATCGGGTCGAGCCCTGAGACGCTCGTGAGTGTGACGCAGGGCGGCGTGACCGCGCGGGTGCTCGCGGGCACGACAGCGCGCGGCGATGGTCCCGAAGCCGATGAGCAGGCAAGCGTTGCTCTCGCGACATCGCAGAAAGACAACGACGAGCACGAATTCGCGGTGCAGAGCGTCGTTCGCTCCCTCGAGACGCACACCTCGCATCTCGCCGCGACCGAGGTTCCCTTCACCCTCAAGCTGCCGAACCTGTGGCACCTCGCCACCGACATCGAGGGCGTGCTGAGCGACGGCGCATCGTCGCTCGACCTGATTGCGGCGCTGCATCCGACAGCGGCCGTCGCCGGAGCCCCAACGCCCGATGCGGTCGCAATGATCGACGACCTCGAACCATTCGACCGCGGGCGCTACGCGGGGCCGGTTGGGTGGGTCGGCGCCGACGGCGACGGCGAGTGGGCGATCGCGCTGCGGTGTGCGCAGCTCGACGGCGACACCATCACCGCGTACGCGGGCTGCGGCGTTGTGGGCGAATCGGTGCCAGAGAACGAGCTCATGGAGACGCGCATCAAATTCCGTCCGGTGATTGACGCCCTCGAGGGCTGA
- a CDS encoding FAD-dependent oxidoreductase, whose amino-acid sequence MTKLRLAVVGAGPAGIYASDILLKAERKFEVSIDLFEQLPAPYGLVRYGVAPDHPRIKGIINALRDVLDRGDIRIFGNVRYGEDVTLDDLKKHYNAVIFATGAIRDHSLEVPGVELEGSYGAADFVNWYDGHPDVPREWPLDQTSVAVVGNGNVALDVARVLAKHADDMLPTEIPDNVYEGLTSSRVTDVHVFGRRGPAQVKFTPLELRELGELNDVDMVLYDEDFDYDEGSKKAISSNKQVMVIDRIMTKWRERETGTASRRLHLHFYAKPLEVLDDGQGNVASFRYERTRPDGEGGVEGTGEIREVKIGQLYRAIGYFGSPLDGIPFDKKLGIVPNHEGRVMDRKTNEQVHGVYATGWIKRGPVGLIGHTKSDAMETVSHIINDQGSWWTPEQPEEQAIVDLLTERGVEFTDLDGWHNLDSHEIALGEPHERARIKVVPRDEMLRVSRGE is encoded by the coding sequence GTGACAAAGCTGAGACTCGCCGTTGTCGGCGCCGGCCCGGCAGGCATCTACGCGTCGGACATTCTCTTGAAGGCCGAACGCAAATTCGAGGTATCGATCGATCTTTTCGAGCAGCTCCCCGCGCCCTACGGGCTCGTGCGCTACGGCGTCGCGCCAGACCACCCGCGCATCAAGGGAATCATCAACGCTCTGCGCGACGTGCTCGATCGCGGCGACATTCGCATTTTCGGCAACGTGCGCTACGGAGAAGACGTCACGCTCGACGACCTCAAGAAGCACTACAACGCTGTCATCTTCGCAACGGGAGCGATTCGCGACCACAGCCTCGAGGTTCCGGGAGTCGAGCTTGAGGGCTCCTACGGGGCAGCGGACTTCGTGAACTGGTACGACGGGCATCCCGACGTGCCACGCGAGTGGCCTCTCGACCAGACGTCCGTCGCTGTCGTCGGCAACGGCAACGTCGCCCTCGATGTGGCGCGCGTTCTCGCGAAGCACGCAGACGACATGCTGCCGACCGAGATTCCCGACAACGTGTACGAGGGGCTCACGTCCTCTCGGGTCACCGACGTGCACGTCTTCGGGCGCCGCGGCCCCGCGCAGGTGAAGTTCACCCCGCTTGAGCTGCGTGAGCTGGGCGAGCTGAACGACGTCGACATGGTGCTGTACGACGAAGACTTCGATTACGACGAAGGCTCGAAGAAGGCGATCTCCAGCAACAAGCAGGTGATGGTGATCGACCGCATCATGACGAAGTGGCGTGAGCGCGAGACCGGCACGGCATCGCGTCGCCTTCACTTGCACTTCTACGCGAAGCCGCTCGAGGTGCTCGACGACGGTCAGGGGAATGTTGCCTCATTCCGGTACGAGCGCACGCGCCCCGATGGCGAGGGCGGAGTTGAAGGAACGGGTGAGATTCGCGAAGTGAAGATCGGCCAGCTGTACCGGGCGATCGGCTACTTCGGCTCTCCACTTGACGGCATCCCCTTCGATAAGAAGCTCGGCATCGTTCCCAATCACGAGGGCCGCGTCATGGATCGCAAGACAAACGAGCAGGTGCACGGCGTCTACGCGACGGGCTGGATCAAGCGTGGCCCCGTCGGTCTGATCGGCCACACCAAGTCGGATGCGATGGAGACCGTGTCTCACATCATCAACGATCAGGGCAGCTGGTGGACTCCTGAGCAGCCGGAGGAGCAGGCGATCGTCGATCTGCTCACCGAGCGCGGCGTTGAATTCACGGATCTCGACGGCTGGCACAATCTGGATTCCCATGAGATCGCGTTGGGCGAGCCGCACGAGCGCGCCCGCATCAAGGTTGTTCCCCGCGACGAGATGCTCCGAGTCTCACGCGGCGAATAG
- a CDS encoding polyprenyl synthetase family protein — protein MMMSPAMRRVIGEIDDGLIEIERQLIGDLEFTDSVADASGRYLLEAGGKRVRPMLILLAAQLGDGNTQNVYDAAKAIEITHLASLYHDDVMDHADRRRGVPSAHTVWGNSVAILTGDLLFARASQLMANLGEKAIRLQADTFERLVLGQLHETVGPENGEDEEKHYIQVLADKTGSLISTAARAGAIFANAPDELQGPLREYGEKIGVAFQLVDDVIDLSPQPEQTGKVPGTDLRQGVATLPMIYLRQSAQTDSADADLVRRIDAESGDLDTAASESFTKAVAELYAHPVTERTRGEAKKWAAEAIAALDGLPEGPVRDALNRFGRKLADRDK, from the coding sequence ATGATGATGAGCCCGGCGATGCGCCGTGTCATCGGCGAGATCGACGACGGACTCATCGAGATCGAGCGTCAGCTGATCGGCGACCTCGAATTCACCGATTCAGTCGCGGATGCGTCCGGCCGCTACCTTCTCGAGGCCGGCGGCAAACGGGTGCGCCCCATGCTCATTCTGCTGGCGGCGCAGCTCGGCGACGGCAACACGCAGAATGTCTATGATGCCGCGAAGGCGATTGAGATCACTCACCTCGCGTCGCTGTACCACGACGACGTCATGGACCACGCAGACCGTCGCCGCGGTGTGCCGAGCGCCCACACGGTGTGGGGAAACTCGGTGGCGATTCTCACGGGAGACCTGCTGTTCGCTCGTGCGAGCCAGCTGATGGCGAATCTCGGCGAGAAGGCAATCCGCCTGCAGGCCGACACCTTTGAGCGCCTCGTTCTCGGGCAGCTGCACGAGACGGTCGGCCCCGAGAACGGCGAAGACGAAGAGAAGCACTACATCCAGGTGCTTGCTGACAAGACCGGATCTCTCATCTCGACAGCGGCGCGCGCCGGTGCGATTTTCGCCAATGCCCCTGACGAGCTGCAGGGCCCGCTGCGTGAATACGGAGAGAAGATCGGCGTGGCCTTTCAACTCGTCGATGACGTGATCGACCTTTCTCCGCAGCCGGAGCAGACGGGTAAGGTGCCCGGAACAGACCTGCGCCAGGGCGTCGCAACCCTGCCCATGATCTACCTGCGCCAGAGCGCGCAGACGGATTCGGCAGATGCGGACCTCGTGCGACGGATCGATGCGGAGTCGGGCGACCTCGACACCGCGGCATCCGAGTCGTTCACCAAAGCCGTGGCGGAGCTGTACGCACACCCGGTGACGGAGCGCACCCGCGGCGAAGCAAAGAAGTGGGCAGCCGAGGCGATCGCCGCTCTCGACGGTCTGCCCGAGGGGCCCGTGCGAGACGCCCTCAACAGATTTGGCCGCAAGTTGGCCGACAGAGACAAATAA
- a CDS encoding NAD(P)-dependent alcohol dehydrogenase, whose product MRTTTAYGTRGSMTLVAGPIERRELRPRDVAVDVSHCGVCHSDLHAVHAHASSRADDLLVPGHEFVGTVTQIGALVAEFRVGDAVAVGNIVDSCGSCDMCRAGQENFCREFPTTTYGGRDRVDGTTTLGGFAREYVVDENFVYRRPTNLDPAAVAPLMCAGVTVWEPLRSHGVGPGSVVGVAGLGGLGHLAVKLARALGASVTVFTTSQQKADDARALGATDVIISTDRHAMAAARGRFDLIIDTISAPHAVEPYLDTIGLDGTLSVVGYLGEISVTALALLIGRKSLSSAGSGGRISTQELLDFCGEHDISADVEVLPSGQINTALERLARNDVRYRFVVDLSDLKNA is encoded by the coding sequence ATGCGAACAACCACAGCGTACGGAACCCGCGGCTCGATGACTCTGGTCGCCGGGCCGATCGAGAGGCGAGAGCTGCGCCCCCGTGACGTGGCCGTCGACGTCAGCCACTGCGGCGTGTGCCACAGTGATCTGCACGCCGTGCACGCGCACGCGAGCTCTCGAGCCGATGACCTCCTGGTACCGGGCCACGAGTTCGTCGGAACGGTGACGCAGATCGGGGCGCTCGTCGCCGAGTTCCGCGTCGGCGATGCCGTCGCCGTCGGCAACATCGTCGATTCGTGCGGATCCTGCGACATGTGCCGAGCCGGGCAGGAGAATTTCTGCCGCGAGTTTCCCACCACGACGTATGGTGGCCGCGATCGCGTCGATGGAACGACGACACTCGGCGGCTTCGCGCGAGAATACGTCGTCGATGAGAACTTCGTGTACCGGAGGCCCACGAACCTCGACCCTGCGGCCGTCGCTCCGCTCATGTGCGCGGGCGTCACGGTGTGGGAGCCGCTGCGGAGCCACGGCGTCGGCCCGGGATCGGTGGTCGGCGTCGCAGGGCTCGGCGGGCTGGGCCACCTCGCCGTCAAGCTGGCTCGAGCGCTCGGAGCATCCGTCACCGTCTTCACGACATCGCAGCAGAAGGCAGACGACGCGCGAGCACTCGGTGCCACCGACGTCATCATCTCAACGGATCGTCATGCCATGGCGGCGGCACGAGGCCGCTTCGATCTGATCATCGACACGATCTCTGCGCCGCACGCCGTTGAGCCGTACCTCGACACGATCGGTCTCGACGGAACGCTGAGCGTTGTTGGGTACCTCGGCGAGATCTCCGTCACCGCGCTTGCTCTGCTCATCGGGCGAAAAAGCCTCAGCTCAGCAGGCAGCGGAGGCCGCATCTCCACCCAGGAGCTGTTGGATTTCTGCGGCGAGCACGACATTTCGGCCGACGTCGAGGTGCTGCCGTCTGGTCAGATCAACACTGCTCTCGAACGGCTCGCCCGAAATGACGTGCGCTATCGCTTCGTCGTCGATCTCTCAGATTTGAAGAACGCGTGA
- the menD gene encoding 2-succinyl-5-enolpyruvyl-6-hydroxy-3-cyclohexene-1-carboxylic-acid synthase, producing MTVTPQTTATELGRTTRMPDESSSTAGSSRRLDADADGIHFADAAPATAYATALLLGLAARGLTDIVICPGSRSQALALAAAALDDAGMLRVHVRIDERSAAFFALGLGVETGRAAAVVTTSGSAVAHLHPAVLEAHHSGVPLLVLSADRPAELRGIRSNQTTVQPGIFGGAVRFERDVAAPTGAAGEAASAETLAGEAMRSANGRGIAGPGPVHLNIAFREPLSSALTAAELSDAAQTRATFGDSVSVEAAESGTRAGSTARPHVVARLKRPSAVLERGPRTVVIAGHAAGADAEELAHAGSWPLIAEVTSGARFGRNLAAPYRELLNDPQLGGRVERAVVFGHPTLSREVPALLLRDDVDVIVVAPTGIETYNPGRRARVVATASVADGDADRDWLGSWVVASRQLVAAADRDSAPSLDDGHSHDPAARARFARAEFAAVRAPVDRRMLVEELWRATWPHDRLVLAASRLIRVADAFVSGKKIPVHANRGLAGIDGTVATAHGIASAQQRDGMPGITRVLVGDLALLHDIGSLLGGHGEAWPRMQVIVGNDGGGTIFDGLEVAHAAQRDVFDRVQYTPHGVDVAALAKAYGWEHVRATHRSDLDKALTTARESPVIIEVPLER from the coding sequence ATGACGGTCACCCCACAGACCACGGCCACGGAACTGGGTCGAACAACACGGATGCCTGACGAGTCATCGTCGACCGCCGGGTCGTCGCGCAGACTCGACGCTGACGCCGACGGCATCCATTTCGCCGACGCCGCGCCGGCTACCGCGTATGCGACGGCGCTGCTGCTCGGCCTCGCAGCTCGCGGCCTCACCGATATCGTCATCTGCCCCGGCTCGCGGTCGCAGGCGCTCGCGCTCGCGGCTGCGGCGCTCGACGACGCGGGGATGCTGCGTGTTCACGTGCGCATCGACGAGCGCTCTGCCGCGTTCTTCGCTCTCGGGCTCGGTGTCGAGACGGGGCGTGCAGCAGCCGTCGTAACGACGAGCGGGTCCGCCGTCGCCCACCTGCACCCCGCCGTGCTCGAGGCACATCACTCGGGCGTGCCGCTGCTTGTGCTCAGCGCCGACCGGCCCGCGGAGCTGCGAGGCATTCGCAGCAATCAGACGACAGTGCAGCCGGGCATCTTCGGGGGCGCCGTCCGGTTCGAGCGTGATGTCGCAGCGCCGACGGGTGCTGCGGGTGAGGCAGCGAGCGCCGAGACGCTTGCGGGCGAAGCGATGCGGTCGGCGAACGGCCGCGGCATCGCCGGGCCGGGCCCCGTGCATCTGAACATCGCCTTCCGCGAGCCTCTGTCATCGGCGCTGACCGCCGCCGAGCTGTCAGACGCCGCCCAAACGCGTGCCACTTTTGGCGACTCTGTGAGCGTCGAAGCAGCAGAAAGTGGCACACGAGCGGGCAGCACAGCCCGGCCGCACGTCGTTGCCCGGCTGAAGCGCCCGAGCGCCGTGCTCGAGCGCGGCCCGCGCACCGTCGTGATCGCGGGGCACGCGGCAGGGGCGGATGCCGAAGAGCTCGCTCATGCGGGGTCGTGGCCGCTCATCGCCGAGGTCACGAGCGGCGCACGTTTCGGCCGCAACCTTGCTGCTCCCTACCGCGAGTTGCTGAACGATCCGCAGCTCGGCGGTCGCGTGGAGCGCGCCGTCGTGTTCGGGCATCCGACCCTCAGTCGCGAGGTTCCGGCGCTTCTGCTCCGCGATGACGTCGATGTGATCGTCGTCGCGCCCACCGGCATCGAGACGTACAACCCTGGCCGCCGAGCACGCGTCGTCGCGACAGCATCCGTTGCCGACGGCGATGCCGATCGCGACTGGCTCGGCTCGTGGGTCGTCGCGTCGCGCCAGCTCGTCGCCGCGGCCGACCGCGACTCGGCGCCCTCGCTCGACGACGGCCACTCGCACGACCCGGCCGCGCGCGCTCGCTTCGCTCGGGCAGAGTTCGCCGCTGTGCGCGCTCCCGTCGACCGGCGGATGCTGGTGGAGGAGCTCTGGCGTGCGACGTGGCCGCACGACCGCCTCGTGCTGGCGGCATCCCGCCTCATTCGCGTCGCCGATGCGTTTGTCTCGGGCAAGAAGATTCCGGTGCACGCAAACCGCGGGCTCGCGGGCATCGACGGCACAGTCGCCACGGCCCACGGCATCGCGAGCGCACAGCAGCGAGACGGGATGCCCGGGATCACACGGGTGCTCGTTGGAGACCTCGCTCTGCTGCACGATATCGGCTCGCTGCTGGGCGGGCACGGCGAGGCGTGGCCACGCATGCAGGTGATTGTGGGCAACGACGGCGGCGGAACGATCTTCGACGGGCTCGAGGTTGCGCATGCCGCGCAGCGCGACGTCTTCGATCGAGTGCAGTACACACCGCACGGCGTCGACGTGGCCGCACTGGCGAAGGCCTACGGCTGGGAGCACGTGCGTGCGACACATCGCTCCGACCTCGACAAGGCGCTCACGACTGCCCGTGAGTCCCCGGTGATCATCGAGGTTCCGCTCGAACGCTGA